The DNA segment GTAGTTGAAGTTGAAGGATCAAAGACACTTGTTCCGTCGTGCGCTGTTAATATAAGTGATGGTATGAAAATAAAAACTCATTCTAAAAAAGTAAGAAAAGTTAGAAAAACAATAATGCAATTAATAGTTGCTTCGCATGGGATAAGCTGTGAATTAAACTGTTTAACTTGTCCTCGTTCAACAACATGTGAGTTAAAAATTATAGCGGAAGAAATTGGAGTTACAAAAATAAATATTCCATCTGTAGAAAAAAAATTGCCATCTGATTTTTCAAGTTTTTCAATAGTTAGAGAACCTACAAAATGTATAGTTTGTGGAAGATGCATAAGAGCTTGTTCTAATATACAAGGAGTTAATATTTTCACATTTGCAAATAGAGGGCCTAATACAATAGTAACCACTTTCTTAGACGAGGGTATGGGGAATGTTGATTGTACGAATTGTGGTCAATGTGTTATGAATTGTCCTACAGGAGCTTTACATGAAGTATATCATATTGATGGTGTGTGGAAGGCTTTAAATGATCCTGATAAAATTACAGTAGTACAAACAGCACCTGCTGTAAGAGTAGCCATTGGAGAACCTTTCGGTATGGAACCTGGAACAATTTCTACAGGTAAAATGGTATCGGCATTAAGACTTCTTGGATTTGACAGGGTATTTGATACTAATTTTACAGCAGATTTAACTATAGTAGAAGAAGGAACAGAATTTATCCATAGGTTTAAAGAAGGTGGGAAATTGCCGTTATTTACATCGTGTAGTCCAGGATGGATCAAATTTATTGAACATAATTATCCAGAATATCTTCCTAATCTTTCAACTGCCAAATCACCACAACAAATGTTTGGTGCGGTTGCAAAACATTATTATGCAAAAAAATTAGGAGTACCAAAAGAGAAATTAGTAGTTGTTTCAATAATGCCATGTACAGCTAAAAAATATGAAATGAATAGGCCAGAGCTTGTAGGAGATGTTGATTTTGTGCTAACAACAAGAGAATTAGCAAAAATGATAAAAGAATCTGGAATTGATTTTAAAAATTTACCTGGGGAAGAATATGATAATCCATTTGGAATATCAACTGGAGCAGGTGCTATTTTTGGCTCATCAGGTGGAGTTATGGAAGCGGCTTTAAGAACAGCATATGAGATATTGACGGGAAAAGAATTGGAAAAATTAGATTTTGTTAGCGTGAGAGGTTTAACAAAGGTAAAAGAAGCTAAAGTTGAAATTAATGGGAAAACAATTAAAGTTGCGGTTGTAAATACCCTTGGAGCGGCAAGAAAATTACTTGAAAAAATAAAAAATGGTGAAGTTGAATATCATTTTGTTGAATTTATGGCTTGTCCTGGAGGCTGTATTGGTGGAGGAGGGCAACCAATACCAACAAACGAAGAGGTTTTATTAAAGAGAATGGAATCAATTTATGAAATTGACTATGATTCGAAATTGAGAAAATCACATGAAAATCCTGCAGTAAAAGAGCTATATAAAGAATTTCTCAAAGAACCAAATAGTGAAATTGCACATCATTATTTACATACACATTATATAGCACGAAATTAATACTATTTAATTCAAAAAACTCCGGAATTCTCCGGAGTTTTTTTGTTTTTTTCAAAAATATTTGAAAATCTTATTAAATCATATTTTAATACTATATTCACGTAAAAAATATGGACTTTTCATAAAGTGACTTTAAAAAGAATTTTTTTAGTTTAGATCAATTATATCAAAAGAATTAAAAGTCAAATCCATTATAAGCATTTTGTTAATAAGAGCATTTTTATAATCACCAAGTAATATTTTTATTGCTTCATTGACCTGTAAAGATGCGATTATTGATACTGAATATGGAACTACTAATTTTATTTCTTTTGAATCTTCAATATTTCCCAGTATTTCCCTTAACGATTTTGTTTTTCCTGGTATAATATCCGTTACCTGGCCAAAAAATCTTTCTACGCCTCCATGAATAAGGGGAATATTAATTTCATGTATTTTTTTATCTAAAATTTTTCGGCTTTCAAAATTATCAAAACAATCTATTGCAATATCTACAGAAGGCAATATAGTATTTTCTTCTATTTTTTCATCATGAATATGTATTTCAATATCAGGATTAATTTTTGTTAATTTTTCTTTTGCCACAAAAACTTTTTTCTTTCCCAAATCTTCAATATCGTATAATATTTGTCTATTAAGGTCTGGCATATCTAAAATACCAGAATCGAAAATATGTATTTCTCCAATACCTAATCTTGAAAGATTCATTAAAACATTGCTACCTAATCCACCGGCACCTGCTACCAAAACCTTTGAACTTCTGATTTTTTCAAAATTATTATACAAATTTTTATGTCTTGAATATCTTTCCATATTAACCACCACCTGTTATAGGAAAAGAGTTTCAAAATTATCTTCGCTTTGATTTTACCACATTTTCATAAATCTTTCAATAAAAAATAATAAAGCAATAACTTTTTTGATTAAAAAAGTTTTTTAAAAGAAATCTTTATTTATATTTTTAAAGTATATATGAATTTTTCTCCATTCCCATCATATATTTCAAATCTAATTTTTTCAATTGTTAAATTGTAATTTTCATTTTCATCTTTTTCAACTTCAAAGCCAAAATCTTCTTCATTTTTTATAACTAATATTTTAATTTTAGCATATTTCCCATTTTTAAAATCATATGTTTCTCCATCATCTTCAAAATATGTAAATTCAGCTTTATCGGTGACTAATCCTATTACAGTTAACTCCTTTATAGCTTTTTCATTCACATAATTAACCTTATCTTCATTTAATACGATTAATGAATTTTCTTTTATAAATATAGGAATTTCATTTAATTTTGCTTCTACATAATGTGTTCCAGGTTTAAAAACTTTCATTTTTCTTTCATCTAATTTAGATGCTTTCCAATATAACCATTTCTTTTCTGGCAAATAAACAAATCTACCTTTTGCATTTGGCTGTATTACAGGGGCAGCCATTAATGAATTTCCAACCATAAATTGATCCTCAATATCTTTTGATAATTCATCATTAAAAGCTAAGAATAATGGAGAAATAAATGGTTTTAAATTATCAATTGAATTAAAAAATTCAGAATATAAATAAGGAATTAAACCGTATCTTAATCTTATAATATTTTTTAATATTTCTTCGATTTTTCCATCAAATGCCCAGGGTTCTTGATTTCTTGTTCCCAATGCAGAATGATTTCTGTATAATGGGGAAAATATTCCCAATTGCATCCATCTTATAACAAGTTCTGGTGATGAATTGCTTCCAAATCCACCAATATCAGCACCAGTATAGAAAAATCCCGCCATATTAAGTGAAATGAGCATTCTTATATTCACAAGCATGTGTTCCCACCAGGACATATTATCTCCCATCCATATTGTTGCAATTCTATGATGTCCAGTATAACTACTTCTTGACAATAACAAATAGCGTTTATTTGGTATAAGTTTTTCAAATCCTTCAACTGTAGCCTTTGTCATATAATAACCATATAAATTATGCAATTCTTCATTTGAGTAGTTTCCCTGCGGTGTTTTGTGATAAAAGTTTTTATAATATTCTCTATTATTTGATAATTTATTTACTTCATCTTTTATCATAAAAAATTCTAATCCTATTTCTTTGTTTAGCATTTTATTGATCTTTTTAAGATAATTTTTCAATGATTTTGGAACGA comes from the Marinitoga sp. 1197 genome and includes:
- a CDS encoding TIM-barrel domain-containing protein; translated protein: MKKAKLLNFTTLYRFGNPFETEATIVEKNNLNFEESNNLDFFELEENENQTILKLNLEDSDRIYGLGQTLGGLNKRGKLYRLYATDDPIHTPEKESLYGSHPFVIIDEKFGFFIDYPSEIIFDIGYNKFDLMEIIINSKDFDLYIFNSNNNLEIIQEYLRLTGKPYIPPKWAFGYQQCRWSYPNAETIKEVAENFRKKEIPCDAIYMDIDYMKNYKVFTIDEEKFPNFPNFVKEMNANGFKLIPIIDPGVKVEEDYDIYEEGIKNEYFCKDINGNYFIATVWPGYTHFPDFLNPDVRKWWGEKYKIFTDLGITGFWNDMNEPSIFFVPKSLKNYLKKINKMLNKEIGLEFFMIKDEVNKLSNNREYYKNFYHKTPQGNYSNEELHNLYGYYMTKATVEGFEKLIPNKRYLLLSRSSYTGHHRIATIWMGDNMSWWEHMLVNIRMLISLNMAGFFYTGADIGGFGSNSSPELVIRWMQLGIFSPLYRNHSALGTRNQEPWAFDGKIEEILKNIIRLRYGLIPYLYSEFFNSIDNLKPFISPLFLAFNDELSKDIEDQFMVGNSLMAAPVIQPNAKGRFVYLPEKKWLYWKASKLDERKMKVFKPGTHYVEAKLNEIPIFIKENSLIVLNEDKVNYVNEKAIKELTVIGLVTDKAEFTYFEDDGETYDFKNGKYAKIKILVIKNEEDFGFEVEKDENENYNLTIEKIRFEIYDGNGEKFIYTLKI
- a CDS encoding NADH-dependent [FeFe] hydrogenase, group A6, whose product is MKITINNREYDMPENITILEAVKKANIKIPTLCYIENMEPYGGCRLCVVEVEGSKTLVPSCAVNISDGMKIKTHSKKVRKVRKTIMQLIVASHGISCELNCLTCPRSTTCELKIIAEEIGVTKINIPSVEKKLPSDFSSFSIVREPTKCIVCGRCIRACSNIQGVNIFTFANRGPNTIVTTFLDEGMGNVDCTNCGQCVMNCPTGALHEVYHIDGVWKALNDPDKITVVQTAPAVRVAIGEPFGMEPGTISTGKMVSALRLLGFDRVFDTNFTADLTIVEEGTEFIHRFKEGGKLPLFTSCSPGWIKFIEHNYPEYLPNLSTAKSPQQMFGAVAKHYYAKKLGVPKEKLVVVSIMPCTAKKYEMNRPELVGDVDFVLTTRELAKMIKESGIDFKNLPGEEYDNPFGISTGAGAIFGSSGGVMEAALRTAYEILTGKELEKLDFVSVRGLTKVKEAKVEINGKTIKVAVVNTLGAARKLLEKIKNGEVEYHFVEFMACPGGCIGGGGQPIPTNEEVLLKRMESIYEIDYDSKLRKSHENPAVKELYKEFLKEPNSEIAHHYLHTHYIARN
- a CDS encoding HesA/MoeB/ThiF family protein — encoded protein: MERYSRHKNLYNNFEKIRSSKVLVAGAGGLGSNVLMNLSRLGIGEIHIFDSGILDMPDLNRQILYDIEDLGKKKVFVAKEKLTKINPDIEIHIHDEKIEENTILPSVDIAIDCFDNFESRKILDKKIHEINIPLIHGGVERFFGQVTDIIPGKTKSLREILGNIEDSKEIKLVVPYSVSIIASLQVNEAIKILLGDYKNALINKMLIMDLTFNSFDIIDLN